GGATTATCCCGTGCCAGCTTCATAACACCAACCAGCATTAAGGACTGAATCGAAAAGCCGATCACAATCCCTGTCAATATGACCGCCTGGGGAACCGGATCGGCGTAAGCCACATTCTTGACACTTGAAATAATTGGTGTGAACAAGCCCTCTCGCGATGCAATCACCACGTAATAGGCGATAACCCCTGTGCTCATGACATCCATAGAGACGATTTTCATGACCAGGTTCTTTTTTAAGATGATCCCGAAAAAACCACACAATATTGTTGCTAATACACATGCTTCTAACACGGGAATTGCCTGTTGGGTAAGGGTTAGTCGTAATTACTGTTCAGAAAAAAGACTATTTATGATTAATAGTTTTATTATTCTGAGGCATTGAGGACAGATAAAAGGCTGCTTTTTACATACACTTTACCTATACCCTGCCACCGTTAGACTGATCACGGTCCTAGTCATCACTACGGTTTTCGGTCTCGTCAACTCAGAAATCAGACGTTAGCATGCCTCAAAAAAAGGCAGCAAAAAAACCAACATAGACTGCACCATAAAGTCCAGCCACAGGTTCAGCACCACAAGCAAGACTAAAGACCAGTGCTAGAGGAAGGGAAACAATTACAGCAGTTAGATCACCAAACACATCACCACGCAGGTTCCCAAGGTGGATACGGTTTATGGTCTGCGTGGTATTACACCTAGCAGGATTTGACATATGGTTACTATTGAAATGAGTCTATGCCTGAATCAAAAAATGCGCTTTAAACTTATAAGTAAATGTACCATAGGAAGCTAGACAAAGGGGAGTATTTGGAGATTTTGAATTGTCGATGATATCCCAAAGCATTACTTATGCTTGTATATTATTGATTCCTCTTTTGTTAGTTGACAAAAATGCCAAATATTATATTTATTTTTTAGACAAGTAAGTGAAGCTCAAACCTCTCCTCTTCTTAGATATCCAATCATGGACCATTAATCCACGTCCAAGACAAAATGCTTAAAAGTCTTTAGTGTTACAAAGTATACTATTTTCGCTCAATTACTTATAATTCGTCATTGCGAATGGAGCGTAAGCGCAAAGCGCACGCTAAGAGCGAACGCGCAGCGTGTCCCCTTGGGCGCTGCTTTGTATGCCTACCGCACGCCTTACGTCTAAAGCCCTCTGGGCGTGCGCTTTGCGCATACACTTCATTTCATTACGCTCGCAATGACAACTAATTATCCGGACTTGATATTACACACGAGTTACGAAAAAACAAAATTGTGAGATTGCTTCCTTACGTCGCAATGACACAACTACGTTTTCCTTGCGTAAGTCCTGTTTGTATAAAACCGCTCCTGGAAGCTTTCCGGTATATCCCATCGTTGCAACCTTTTGACCACCCAAAGGGATTTTGTTAAGTTTTAATATCAAAAAGCCTGAATATATATTCATCTGTTCTATTATTCAACTTACAACGAGTTAGGAGAAAATTATGACTACCGTAACCCAGATGAAATGCGCTTGTGAACCTTGCCTGTGTATTGTTTCACTAGAGAATGCGGTTAAAAAAGATGATCAATACTACTGCTCAGAAGCGTGTGCAGAAGGGCATAAGACTATGAAAGGCTGCGGTCATGGCGGCTGCGGTTGTTAAAAAAGTACTAAGAATTAAGGATTGGGGACTAGGAAAGACAATTCCTAGTCCCCAATTTTTTCTCCTCAGTGCTGAGTATTCAATTTATAGGTTTGACATCACATCTCGTGCTACTTTTAGAGTCTGCTCAATATCTTCTTCGGTATGGGCAATAGAAGTAAACCCTGCCTCAAATTGAGATGGTGCCAGATAAATCCCTCGTTCTAACATTCCACGGTGGAAGCGTCCGAATTTACTTGTATCAGACTTTTTGGCGTCCTCGTAGTTATGGACTGGTCCATTGGTGAAGAATAGACCAAACATCCCACTGATTTGACCTCCACAAGCTGGGTGACCTGTTTCTTTGGCAACTTGCAGCAAGCCATCGGCTAACTTTTTCGTAATACTGTCCAAATAATCGTATGTACCTGGTTTTTGCAGCAATTCGAGTGTTTTAATTCCAGCAGTCATTGCTAAGGGGTTACCAGAAAGAGTCCCAGCTTGATACACAGGACCATTCGGAGCAACCATTGACATAATATCGCGACGACCGCCGTAAGCTCCTACTGGCAAACCACCGCCGATAACTTTGCCTAAAGTTGTTAAATCAGGGGTGACGCCAAACTTCTCCTGTACGCCGCCGTAAGCAATTCGGAAACCCGTCATAACCTCATCAAACACTAACAATGCCCCATGTTCTTGGGTCAGTTCTCGTAGACCTTCTAGGAAACCCGCATCAGGGGGAATAAACCCAGCATTGCCAACGATTGGCTCTAGAATCACACCAGCAATTTGGTCGCGGTTTTCCTCAAACAGGGCTTTGACAGCTTCTAGGTCATTGAAAGGAGCATTTAGGGTATTGCTGGTAGCCGATTTGGGTACGCCAGGAGAATCTGGTAAACCAAGTGTGGCGACACCAGAGCCAGCCTTTACTAAGAACATATCGGCGTGACCGTGGTAACAGCCCTCGAACTTAATGAGTTTATCGCGTCCTGTGAAAGCCCGCATTAAACGCAGCACTGCCATACAAGCTTCTGTGCCGGAGTTAACAAATCTTACCATTTCGATACTAGGAACGGCATCGATGACCATTTCTGCTAGTACATTTTCTAGCAAGCTGGGCGCACCAAAGCTCGTTCCTTTTTCCAAGGCTTGATGCAGTGCTGCAATCACTTCAGGATGGGCATGACCGCAAATAGCTGGTCCCCAGGTTCCCACATAGTCAATGTACTGGTTACCATCCACATCCCAAATGTATGCGCCATTAACTCGATCAAAAACAATCGGTTGTCCGCCCACGGATTTGAAAGCTCGGACGGGAGAACTGACTCCCCCTGGCATAAGATTTTGGGCAGCAGCAAAGATTTCTTGTGATTTTGTAGTTTTAATAGTTGTATTTACCAAGATAATCTCCTAGAGTGGTTAATAAAAAGCTCTATCCTAGGATAGGAGTAAATGTCGTCTGAAATTCATATCCTAGTAAAATACCTAGTTAAATAGCTGAACCTAGAAAGTAACAATATGTTATACAAGTCCAACCAAGACTTGCCTTTAGACATCCGCACTCGTTTTTCGGAAGCATACCAAGATTTGTACCGAGCTGCTTTTAACTCGGCCATTCATTGGTACGGTGAGGCACCAAAAGCTCACCAAGTAGCGTTGAGTGCAGTTAAAATGCAATCGGCGATGTATAAAAACTTTGTTTAAAAGCTGGAAGTTCGGTAATGAGTTAGAAAATACATACCAGATCCAATCTCTAGAATGGTATCGTGAACCCATGAACTATTTCTGAAAAAACGAAGCGACTGGTATGTTTTCTTCCGATTTGCATTTAACACACGACACCATCCCGGTTGAAAGAATTCGTTACGATGAAAAGGGTTTAGTGCCAGCAATTGTCCAAGATTATCTGGATGGCACTATCTTGATGATGGCCTGGATGAATCAACAGTCGCTACAAAAGACTTTGGAAACAGGTGAAACTTGGTTTTGGAGTCGTTCCCGGCAGGAGTTATGGCACAAGGGAGCAACTTCAGGGCATATCCAGAAAGTGAAAACTATGCGTTACGACTGCGATAGTGATGCGATTTTGCTGGGGGTAGAGCAGATAGGAGATATAGCCTGCCACACGGGTGAGCGCAGTTGTTTTCACAAAGTGGATGGAAGTATTGTGCCGGCACCCGGAGATACATTGTCGCAATTGTTTGCTGTGATTTGCGAGCGCCGCGATAATCCACAACAAGACTCTTACACCTGTAAGTTACTTGCAGGGGGCGATAACAAGATTTTGAAGAAAATTGGTGAGGAATCTGCTGAGGTGGTCATGGCTTTTAAGGATGATGACCCAGATGGTATTGCTTCTGAAGTTGCTGATTTACTGTACCACACTCTTGTGGCATTAGCTCATCATAAAGTTGATTTGAAGGCAGTTTATCAGAAGTTGCAACAGCGCCGGAAATGATTTCTACAACCCCTCTAACGCGCTTAACTTTAAGCTTGAAACAAAACCGATAGCAAGGGGGTTGGCGGTCTGTTGCAGGGGGAAAAAACTAGGTTTTACTCAAGGCGCGCTCTCTAGTACAGTTAGTTGAGCAGAAAATATATCATGAGTAATTGCCAAAAACCTTGAGCTTTTGGTAACACAAAGCCTGTCGCTTAGCCATAAAATCGCTAGAAATGTACTAATTTGACATCTTTAAAATTGATTTTTCGTTTCATCCTCTGTATTACAGTTCAAATTCAGATTTTTTGTAATTCTTATCATTGAGTAGAATTTTCCTCACTGATTCCACAGACTTTCCACAGCTACTTGCGGACTTTTCCACAGTTGATTAGTTATGTAACAAGCTTTTAGTTTTTTACTGTGGATTTCTTTGTGTTGCAAGTGAGCATCTAATACTACTGAGTTAATATTAAATTCTGTAAAGAAAAGTAGTGGCAAACCTGGTTTTTTCGTAAAGATTTATTTCTGAAAAATTTCTGCGTAACATTTGGCAGCATTGACAAACCCACCCCCTTTTAACGCAAAATGATGCGACTTGCTTTTTTAGTCCGTTAAACTGCTGTGTAAATCTACCTAAACTTTTGCTAAAGATTATGGGACAAGGTCAGGGTTGGGCAAAGTCTCGACAAAACTGGACAACCATTAAAAAATCTACTTGTCTAACGAGTAAACTTTGCCCAGTTTGGCGATTGATTGAGAATAATCGCAATAATCTTCGTATTAGAACCCGCCAAACTGTCAAGGAAGTCCCCCGTTTTGTCAAGAAAATGCACTATGGCTTACTAGAAGCAAGTTACCTCTATTAGAGAACTTTAAAGGAGACGAATCTTATGAATCCAAGAGTTAGCATATTTACAGAAATCCCTGAAACACTTGATGAATCGCTGAAAAACTACTTGGAAACACATCCAGACTGGGATCAAAACCGTGTGTTGACAGCAGCACTGTCCTTGTTTTTACTTCAAAATGGAGATAGCGATCGCCGTGCTGCACGGGTTTATCTGGAAACTTTATTTCATCAGTGCTAAGTAGAAATTTATTCTCTGCATCAGGGCTTTCAGTAAGACTTGCAATTGATGAACCATGAATTGTTTTGTGATATCTGGCACACTGTTTACAAGGAAACAACGCCTTTTTTTGAGTCCGACAACTGCTAATAAAGGCTTAGTTTGTAGTAGAAAACCAAAGCTTTAACCTTTTGCGGTAATTCCCCATCCTTCCACAGGGTGGGGATGTAAGGCAGGCACTACCTGACGTCGTAACCAAACAAATTCGGATCGACTTCTCCCAACTGCAAATCACCTAAACCATACTCCGCCCAACGCCTCTCAACCATTGCTGCCACTTCTGGATCTGACTCTAAAGGCGCACCCCATTCATGTTCGATTTCCGGGGGAATCTTGGTTGTTGCATCAATTCCCATTCTTCCTCCTAAACCAATCTTCTCGCTGGCAAAATCCAAACTATCAAATGGGGTGTTGGGCAAAATAAACACATCTCGTGTGGGGTCAACTTTGGAACTAATTGCCCACACCACCTGACGCGGATCTCTGATATTAATATCTTTATCTACGACAATCACAAACTTAGTGTAGGTGAACTGTGGCAAAGCACTCCAAAAAGCAAGAGCTGCGCGTCGCGCTTGTCCTGGATATGATTTATCTATAGATATAATCGCCGCTTTGTAACTCAAAGCTTCCATTGGTAAGAAGAAATCGACAATTTCTGAAACTTGTTGTCGCAAAATCGGGGTGTAGATGCGGTTGAGTGCGATCGCCATCATCGCTTCTTCTTTCGGTGGACGTCCGCTAAATGTGGTTAAATAAATCGGGTCTTTGCGATGCGTCATACATTGGAAGCGAATCAGAGGGGAATCTTCCACGCCGCCATAATAACCCATGTGGTCCCCAAAAGGACCATCTGGCAAAATCTCCCCTGGTGTAATTGTTCCTTCGAGAACAAATTCTGAATCTGCTGGGACTTCTAAATCTACTGTTTTACACTTTGCTAACTGTACGCCAGAACCGCCGTAAAGTCCAGCAAATAACCATTCTGATAAATCTACAGGTATTGGTGTGGCAGCTGCCATGATAATCAGGGGATCTACACCGAGGGCGATCGCCACCTCTAATTTTTTCCCACGTTCTGCCGCTTTGCGTAAATGTCTTGCCCCACCCCGCACCGATAACCAATGAACAGTCATCGTATTTTTTGATTGTAATTGCAGGCGATACACACCCACATTTGGTGTCCCTGTTTCACAGTCCCTGGTAATTACAAGTCCCAGCGTAATAATCTTGCCTGCATCACCAGGATAAGGGCGTATCAAAGGCAACTTTTCAAAATCCAACTCATCACCTTGAATCACCACTTGCTGACAAGCAGGGAAAAAATCTCGTCCCGGTTTCGCCTTCAGCACATCGAACAGCACTTTACCAAACTCCACCGCCTGAGAAATCTTCTTGGGTGGTTTTGGTTGTTGCAGCATTGCCAACTTTTTCCCTAATTCTTCCAACTCCTGTGGATGCTGCATATTCATTGCCCAGCATATCCGTTCCACTGTACCCAGCAAATTTACCGCCACAGGGAAAGAAGCGCCTTTGACATTTTCAAATAGGAGTCCGGGGCCACCTTTTTGCAGCATTCGGTTAGAAATTTCAGCAATTTCTAAATCTGAGTCAACCAGGGCGGAAATTCGCCGTAATTGTCCTCTTTCTTCCAGAAGTTTGATAAATCCCCGTAAATCTCTTGCCATTGTTCCAAAAAATAAATATTTAAGAAGTGTGAAGCGTTCTCTTATATTATTTATGACAGAGAGGGCAAGTTGGAGTAATAACTCTACAATACTTCTGCTTGCTTGAACTTTAAAAAGGAAAAGTAGCAGTAAAAATTTTCATGCTTGCTTCTTGATTATCACCCAGATCAGTACCTTTAAAGTCCAGATATTAGGTAGCAATAATGTCGATACGCGTAGCGTCAAGCGTATGGGCAAAGCGCACGCTGCGCTAACGACTGAGCGCTCAGGCCGAAGTCCTCCCGCTTATCGCCCCAGGCTATTTCCAAATCAACAATTGATGCAAAGATTGAAGAAGAACTGGCGGCAGGTTGTGCTATCAAGAGAAGAAAATCAAGCAAACAGGCTCCGAAGAACGAATGACTAGTTCAACTAACCAACAAATTTTACTTAAAACCCGCCCAGTTGGAGAACCAAAAGAGAGTGATTTCGCCCTGGTGGAAAACCCAATACCAGAACCAGGGGAAGGCGAAGTTCTTAACCGTACGATCTACCTGTCCCTCGATCCCTATATGCGCGGTCGAATGAGCGATCGCGAATCTTATGTTGCCCCGGTGGAGTTGGCATCCGTGATGGTCGGTGGCACAGTTAGCCAAGTGATCAAATCTAACCATCCCCAATTCTCAACTGGAGATTTTGTGCTGGGTTATGACGGCTGGCAAGCCTATGCCGTATCGAAAGGGGAAACTTTACGTAAGCTTGACCCAAATCAAGCGCCGATCTCTTATGCGTTGGGCATAACGGGGATGCCCGGAATGACCGCATATTTTGCTCTGCTTGATGTTGGGCAACCCAAAGCTGGTGAAACGGTTGTTGTTTCTGCTGCTTCTGGTGCAGTCGGTTCTATAGTTGGTCAAATTGCCAAAATAAAAGGCTGTCGGGCTGTAGGGGTGGCTGGGAGTGACGCGAAATGCGATTATGCGGTGAAAGAATTGGGTTTTGATGCCTGCATAAACCGCAAAACTCAAGAACTGAGTTCAGCACTAAAAGATGCTTGCCCTAATGGTATTGATATTTACTTTGACAATACGGCTGGTGCAATTTTAGAAGCTGTGTTGCAGCAGATTAATCTTGGGGCAAGAATACCATTAGTTGGTTTAATTTCACAATATAACGCAGAAAATCCTCCCCCTGGTCCTAATTTGATGCCCTTGTTGATTAAACGTGCTTTAATCAAAGGTTTTCTTGTTTTAGATTACCAACACCGTCAAACAGAGTTCTTAAACGATGTTTCTCAGTGGTTGCGCGAAGGTAAGCTCAAGTATAAAGAAGACATTGTAGAGGGTCTGGAAAACGCCTCTCACGCCTTCATCGGTTTACTACAGGGGAAAAACTTTGGCAAACTGATTGTCAAGGTCAATAACGACCCCACACAATAAGCATACCTAATCAACGAGTTACAAGCAATTTTAGAAGCCTTTGAGTAAGCTGAATGAATAGACGCTTACTCCGTCCTAGGGCTAACTTCAACCTGTAGACAGATATTTTACTATGATATTTTTTCTAGCATTCGAGCTACAGTTACAACTTTAAAGATGTAGATATGAGGCTGAGGTTAAAACGCCGATTGTTTGGTCAGTTTGCGATCGCAACCACATTTGGAACTATGGTGGAGAGTCTCAAAGCGAAGACCCTGGCTCAATCAAAGCCTCAGTCTCGTCCTCCATCAGCGATATCCCCTGATCCGAGTAGTTTTGTTGACATCAAACTGCGTGTAAATGGAACAGAACACGCGCTAAAAATCGAACCTCGTGTAACACTACTTGATGTGCTGCGTGAACGTCTGAATCTGACTGGGTCGAAAAAGGGCTGCGATCACGGTCAGTGCGGTGCTTGTACGGTATTAGTTGATGGGCGGCGCGTTAACTCGTGCCTGACTTTTGCTATTATGCACACTGACGCAAAAATCACAACTATCGAAGGACTGGCACAAGGAGAAAATCTACATCCCATGCAAGCTGCGTTTATTGCTCGCGATGCGTTTCAGTGCGGCTACTGCACACCGGGACAGATTTGTTCGGCGGTGGGTTTGGTGAACGAAAAACACGCTAAATCTGATGCTGATATTCGGGAACTGATGAGTGGCAATATCTGCCGTTGCGGTGCTTATCCAAATATCGTGAATGCTGTGCGCGATGTATTAGAGGGAAAAAAGGATGCAGCCGTTTAGCTATAAGAAAGCAGGAGGAGCGGACAATGCTGTAGCATTGGTTAGTCCACAGGAGCAAGCCGCATACCTGGCAGGGGGAACTAGCCTAATCGATTTGATGAAGCTGAATGTCCAGACACCACAACAGTTGGTTGACATTAACCCACTCCCCCTAAGCAAGATAGAAATGCACAACAACGGTGTACGAATTGGAGCAATGGCACGTAATAGCGACGTTGCTTATGATGCAATGATTCGCGAGCGTTACCCTGTGCTGTCAGAAGCGTTGCTGTCTGGGGCTTCGCCGCAACTGCGGAACATGGCATCGGTGGGCGGAAATTTGCTACAACGTACTCGTTGCTACTACTTCCGCGATACTGCGTTTCCCTGTAATAAGCGTGTTCCCGGTTCTGGCTGTCCCGCAATTGAGGGCCATAATCGGATTCACGCGATTCTCGGCGGCAGCGATCGCTGTATTGCCACTCATCCTTCTGATATGGCTGTAGCAATGGTAGCACTTGATGCCGTTGTACAGATACGAGGTTCAAAGGGAGAGCGCAGTGTTCCGCTGGTTGATTTTCACCTCTTACCGGGCGAGACACCAGAACGGGAGACAGTTCTGCAACACGGAGAGTTAATTGTTGCCGTTGATTTGCCTGGTTCACCGTTTGCGAGGCGATCGCACTATTTGAAAGTCCGCGATCGCGCTTCCTACGCCTTTGCAATGGCATCGGTTGCAACTGCATTAGATATTCAAAATGGGATCATTCGTTCAGCACGCATTGCCCTCGGTGGGGTAGGAACAAAGCCCTGGCGTGCCTACGCTGCGGAAAAATTGCTCGTCAACAAGCCAGCAAACGAGGCAACGTTTCAAGCGGCGGCGAATGCAGCTGTCGCTGGATCTAAACCGCAAAAATACAACGGCTTTAAAGTAGAACTGACTAAACGTACAATTGTTCGGGCGCTCTTCACGGTGGGAGGGATGGCGTGAATACTGGGGATAAAAATGGAGTTATCGGCAAACCGGTTAACCGAGTCGATGGACATCTCAAGGTGACTGGCGGCGCACGCTATGCGGCTGAGTTTCCGGTAGCAAAAATGACTTATGGGGTGACAATTCAAAGCACGATCGCCAAAGGTAAAATTACCCAAATTGATACAAAGGCTGCGGAGCAAGTACCAGGTGTGCTAGCAGTGATTACCCACCTCAACGCGCCGAAAGCTTCAGGCGAAAAGGGTGGTGGTCGCAAGTTGCAACTGCTGCAAGATAACATTGTGCTTTATAGTGGTCAGCATATTGGTATCGTGGTTGCAGATACTTTTGAACGAGCAATGCACGCCGCCTCACTCGTAAAAGTCCGCTATCAGGAAGAAAAACCGACCATACATATGAAGGATAACCTCGACAAGGCATATGTACCTGGAGGGAAAATTCCTAGAAACGAGCCACCTGACAAATCTCACGGCGATGTTGCCCAAGCATTAACGACAGCCGCTGTCCGCGTTGAGGAAACTTATACCACCCCGGTGGAAAATCACAATCCGATGGAACCTCATGCCACAACCGCAGTTTGGCAAGGCAATCAATTGTTAGTATATGATGCGACTCAGGGAATCTTTTCGGCTCAACAAAAAATTGCCGGAGCATTGGGAATTGAGCCAGCAAATATCCGCCTGATGTCTTACTATGTCGGCGGTGGTTTCGGTTGCAAAGGATCGGCTTGGTCGCACGTACCTCTAGCAGCAATGGCGGCACGCCAGGTGAATCGCCCAGTCAAGCTGGTGCTGGGACGGATACAGATGTATGGTCCTGTTGGCTTTCGACCAGAGACAATTCAACAGGTTTCTTTGGGCGCAACCCGTGACGGAAAATTAACCGCACTGCGACATAGTGGAACGTCGCAAACTTCAACCTTCGATGAATTTATCGAACCGGTTGGTAAAAGCGCAGGCATGCTCTATGCTTGCCCAAATATCGAAACCAGCCACCGTCTAGTTCAGCTTGATCAGGGAACACCAACCTACATGCGTGCCCCTGGCGAAGCTTCAGGCTCGTTCGCCTTAGAATCGGCAATAGACGAACTGGCTTACAAACTTAACATTGATCCAATAGAATTGCGTTTGCGTAACTATGCTGAGGTTGATCCTAGCAACAAATTACCTTGGTCAAGCAAATCACTGAGAGAATGTTATAAAGTAGGTGCACAACGGTTTGGTTGGCAAAAGCGTAATCCCAAGCCCCGTTCGATGCGAGACGGTAATTATTTGATTGGTTGGGGAATGGCAACGGCGACATATCCCACGAATCGTTCTCCAGCATCGGCGATCACCCAAATTATGGCAGACGGTACAGCCCTTGTCCGCAGTGGTTCACAGGATATTGGCACGGGAACCTATACCGTCATGACTCAAGTGGCGGCGCAAGCACTTGGTTTACCAGTTGAGAAAATCCGCTTTGAACTGGGCGATACGAATATGCCAGAAACTCCCGTTTCTGGTGGCTCACAAACAGCTGCTAGTGTAGGAACGGCGGTGCATTTGGCGGGAAATGAAGCTCGCAGTAAGCTTTTGCAACTAGCACTAGCCGATCAAGCATCACCGCTGTATGGTGCAAATGCTGAGGATGTTATTGCTGAAAATGGCAGTTTGTTTTTAAAAAATAAATCGTCCAAAAGTGAAACTTATGCAGGAATTTTGGCACGACATAAGATGAAAATGATTGAAGCGCGTGCAGATGCCAAACCTGGAGAGGAAAAACAGAAGTATTCCATGCATTCTTTCGGCGCACAGTTTGCCGAAGTGCGAGTTAACCCTGATTCAGGTGAAATTAGGGTGACGCGCTGGGTTGGTGCCTTTGGCGTTGGACGTATACTCAATGCCAAAACAGCCGACAGTCAGCTCATCGGTGGGATTGTTTATGGGATCGGGATGGCGCTGATGGAACACACACTCACAGATCCTAATCGGGGACGTGTTGTAAATGCAGATTTAGCAGAGTATCATGTACCAGTGAATGCAGACGTTCCGCCTATTGAGGTGTTGTTCGTTGATGAAAACGATCCTCATATCAACCCGCTTGGAGTCAAAGGAGTTGGTGAAATAGGGATAACTGGAGTTGCGGCGGCGATCGCCAATGCTGTTTATCATGCAACAGGCAAGCGCATCCGGGATTTGCCAATTACACTAGACAAGCTTTTGTAGATAGAAAATGCGATGATCGCACAAACGATGAAAGCTCAATCACACCATCGGCGATCGCTACATGACCAGTATGAGCAAAAAGTTCATACGCGGCAATGATATACTTTAGTTTCTTTTGAGAATCAGTAGAAGTCTCAGGGCTGATGACGACTGAAGTAGAATTTGGTACTGTTAGGTCGCAATCACTGTAGTTACATTCGTGACCGAGATGAGTAGTCGAACAGCCCGCTCCTACGCTT
This portion of the Brasilonema sennae CENA114 genome encodes:
- a CDS encoding (2Fe-2S)-binding protein → MRLRLKRRLFGQFAIATTFGTMVESLKAKTLAQSKPQSRPPSAISPDPSSFVDIKLRVNGTEHALKIEPRVTLLDVLRERLNLTGSKKGCDHGQCGACTVLVDGRRVNSCLTFAIMHTDAKITTIEGLAQGENLHPMQAAFIARDAFQCGYCTPGQICSAVGLVNEKHAKSDADIRELMSGNICRCGAYPNIVNAVRDVLEGKKDAAV
- a CDS encoding ChaB family protein, producing the protein MLYKSNQDLPLDIRTRFSEAYQDLYRAAFNSAIHWYGEAPKAHQVALSAVKMQSAMYKNFV
- a CDS encoding NADP-dependent oxidoreductase, with translation MTSSTNQQILLKTRPVGEPKESDFALVENPIPEPGEGEVLNRTIYLSLDPYMRGRMSDRESYVAPVELASVMVGGTVSQVIKSNHPQFSTGDFVLGYDGWQAYAVSKGETLRKLDPNQAPISYALGITGMPGMTAYFALLDVGQPKAGETVVVSAASGAVGSIVGQIAKIKGCRAVGVAGSDAKCDYAVKELGFDACINRKTQELSSALKDACPNGIDIYFDNTAGAILEAVLQQINLGARIPLVGLISQYNAENPPPGPNLMPLLIKRALIKGFLVLDYQHRQTEFLNDVSQWLREGKLKYKEDIVEGLENASHAFIGLLQGKNFGKLIVKVNNDPTQ
- the hisIE gene encoding bifunctional phosphoribosyl-AMP cyclohydrolase/phosphoribosyl-ATP diphosphatase HisIE; translated protein: MFSSDLHLTHDTIPVERIRYDEKGLVPAIVQDYLDGTILMMAWMNQQSLQKTLETGETWFWSRSRQELWHKGATSGHIQKVKTMRYDCDSDAILLGVEQIGDIACHTGERSCFHKVDGSIVPAPGDTLSQLFAVICERRDNPQQDSYTCKLLAGGDNKILKKIGEESAEVVMAFKDDDPDGIASEVADLLYHTLVALAHHKVDLKAVYQKLQQRRK
- a CDS encoding DUF2811 domain-containing protein; the encoded protein is MNPRVSIFTEIPETLDESLKNYLETHPDWDQNRVLTAALSLFLLQNGDSDRRAARVYLETLFHQC
- the hemL gene encoding glutamate-1-semialdehyde 2,1-aminomutase; this translates as MVNTTIKTTKSQEIFAAAQNLMPGGVSSPVRAFKSVGGQPIVFDRVNGAYIWDVDGNQYIDYVGTWGPAICGHAHPEVIAALHQALEKGTSFGAPSLLENVLAEMVIDAVPSIEMVRFVNSGTEACMAVLRLMRAFTGRDKLIKFEGCYHGHADMFLVKAGSGVATLGLPDSPGVPKSATSNTLNAPFNDLEAVKALFEENRDQIAGVILEPIVGNAGFIPPDAGFLEGLRELTQEHGALLVFDEVMTGFRIAYGGVQEKFGVTPDLTTLGKVIGGGLPVGAYGGRRDIMSMVAPNGPVYQAGTLSGNPLAMTAGIKTLELLQKPGTYDYLDSITKKLADGLLQVAKETGHPACGGQISGMFGLFFTNGPVHNYEDAKKSDTSKFGRFHRGMLERGIYLAPSQFEAGFTSIAHTEEDIEQTLKVARDVMSNL
- a CDS encoding cation:proton antiporter subunit C — translated: MLEACVLATILCGFFGIILKKNLVMKIVSMDVMSTGVIAYYVVIASREGLFTPIISSVKNVAYADPVPQAVILTGIVIGFSIQSLMLVGVMKLARDNPTLESNEIEKNNMP
- a CDS encoding UbiD family decarboxylase yields the protein MARDLRGFIKLLEERGQLRRISALVDSDLEIAEISNRMLQKGGPGLLFENVKGASFPVAVNLLGTVERICWAMNMQHPQELEELGKKLAMLQQPKPPKKISQAVEFGKVLFDVLKAKPGRDFFPACQQVVIQGDELDFEKLPLIRPYPGDAGKIITLGLVITRDCETGTPNVGVYRLQLQSKNTMTVHWLSVRGGARHLRKAAERGKKLEVAIALGVDPLIIMAAATPIPVDLSEWLFAGLYGGSGVQLAKCKTVDLEVPADSEFVLEGTITPGEILPDGPFGDHMGYYGGVEDSPLIRFQCMTHRKDPIYLTTFSGRPPKEEAMMAIALNRIYTPILRQQVSEIVDFFLPMEALSYKAAIISIDKSYPGQARRAALAFWSALPQFTYTKFVIVVDKDINIRDPRQVVWAISSKVDPTRDVFILPNTPFDSLDFASEKIGLGGRMGIDATTKIPPEIEHEWGAPLESDPEVAAMVERRWAEYGLGDLQLGEVDPNLFGYDVR
- a CDS encoding FAD binding domain-containing protein, giving the protein MQPFSYKKAGGADNAVALVSPQEQAAYLAGGTSLIDLMKLNVQTPQQLVDINPLPLSKIEMHNNGVRIGAMARNSDVAYDAMIRERYPVLSEALLSGASPQLRNMASVGGNLLQRTRCYYFRDTAFPCNKRVPGSGCPAIEGHNRIHAILGGSDRCIATHPSDMAVAMVALDAVVQIRGSKGERSVPLVDFHLLPGETPERETVLQHGELIVAVDLPGSPFARRSHYLKVRDRASYAFAMASVATALDIQNGIIRSARIALGGVGTKPWRAYAAEKLLVNKPANEATFQAAANAAVAGSKPQKYNGFKVELTKRTIVRALFTVGGMA